The Corylus avellana chromosome ca8, CavTom2PMs-1.0 genome has a segment encoding these proteins:
- the LOC132189108 gene encoding polycomb group protein EMBRYONIC FLOWER 2 isoform X1 produces the protein MCRQDSRVRMSAEEEIAAEESLSIYCKPVELYNILQRRAIRNPSFLQRCLRYKIEAKHKRRIQMMISLPGTANEGLQTQNLFPLCIFLARLVSEVAVVEYSAVYRFSRACIFTNPTGVEGSTQIQANIILPEINKLALEAKSGSLAILLVSWAGAENSLLGTNLSKDPLDATPFPSNGRGYCLWGKIPLESLYVSWENSPNFSLGQRAEIMSTVSMHSCFLKLSCLNEEKCIAIQLPYNPETVSTSQQVQVTISAEEIGAKEKSPYNSYICSDVPSSSLSHIIRLRAGNVIFNYRYYNNKLQRTEVTEDFSCPFCLVKCASFKGLRFHLSSSHDLFNFEFWVTEEYQAVNVSVKTDTWRSEVVADGVDPKQQTFFFCTKPLKRRRPKSLVQNAKHVHPLALESDLPSGACELLDKADDAHSSKGDKARFSGVSSATPQSYADGDCIQSIPGNNLAPTTMLQFAKTRKLSIERSDPRNCALLRKRQFFHSHRAQPMALEQVLADRDSEDEVDDDVADFEDRRMLDDFVDVTKDEKLMMHMWNSFVRKQRVLADGHIPWACEAFSRLHGPDLVCNPSLVWCWRLFMIKLWNHGLLDARTMNNCNVILEQCQDSYPKS, from the exons ATGTGTCGACAAGATTCCCGTGTACGTATGTCCGCCGAAGAGGAAATCGCCGCCGAAGAGAGCCTCTCCATTTACTGCAAGCCCGTCGAGCTCTACAACATTCTTCAGCGCCGTGCTATAAGAAAC CCATCTTTTCTTCAAAGATGTTTGCGCTACAAAATAGAGGCTAAGCATAAAAGGAG AATACAAATGATGATTTCTCTACCAGGGACTGCGAATGAAGGTTTACAAACTCAGAATCTGTTTCCTTTGTGCATCTTTTTGGCGAGACTAGTTTCTGAAGTTGCAGTTGTCGAG TACTCAGCTGTGTACCGCTTTAGTCGAGCATGCATTTTCACCAATCCTACTGGAGTTGAGGGGAGTACTCAAATTCAAGCTAATATTATTCTTCCTGAGATTAATAAGCTAGCATTGGAGGCCAAATCTGGCTCACTTGCCATCTTGCTTGTCAGCTGGG CTGGAGCGGAAAATTCCTTGCTTGGAACTAATTTATCTAAAGATCCTTTGGATGCAACTCCTTTTCCAT CAAATGGTCGAGGATACTGCTTATGGGGCAAGATACCATTGGAATCACTTTATGTGTCATGGGAGAATTCTCCAAACTTTAGTTTGGGACAGAGGGCTGAGATAATGTCAACAGTAAGCATGCATTCTTGCTTCTTGAAG TTGAGTTGTTTGAATGAGGAAAAATGCATCGCAATTCAACTTCCCTATAATCCTGAAACTGTG AGTACATCGCAGCAAGTGCAAGTTACCATTTCTGCAGAAGAGATAGGGGCCAAGGAGAAATCTCCTTATAATTCATACATATGTAGTGATGTTCCTTCTTCATCGCTGTCCCATATTATTCG GTTAAGGGCAGGAAATGTCATTTTTAATTATCGATACTACAACAATAAGTTGCAGAGGACAGAAG TAACTGAAGACTTTTCCTGCCCATTCTGCTTGGTAAAATGTGCTAGCTTTAAG GGTTTAAGATTTCACTTATCTTCATCACATGATCTCTTCAACTTTGAGTTTTGG GTGACCGAAGAGTATCAAGCTGTAAATGTGTCTGTGAAAACTGATACGTGGAGATCTGAG GTTGTTGCAGATGGTGTTGATCCTAAGCAGCAAACATTCTTCTTTTG CACAAAGCCACTTAAACGGAGAAGACCGAAGAGCCTAGTTCAAAATGCAAAGCATGTACATCCACTGGCCTTAGAGTCAGATTTGCCATCTGGGGCTTGTGAGCTTCTAGACAAGGCTGATG ATGCTCATTCTAGCAAAGGTGATAAGGCTCGTTTCTCAG GGGTTTCAAGTGCCACACCACAATCATATGCTGATGGCGATTGCATTCAATCAATACCCGGGAACAATCTTGCACCCACTACCATGCTACAGTTTGCAAAGACCAGAAAGTTATCTATTGAACGTTCTGATCCTAGAAA CTGTGCCCTCCTGCGGAAGCGACAGTTCTTTCACTCACATAGAGCTCAG CCTATGGCACTGGAGCAAGTATTAGCAGATCGGGATAGTGAGGATGAAGTTGATGATGATGTTGCAGATTTTGAAGATCGAAGG atgcttgatgattttgttgatgTAACCAAGGATGAGAAGCTAATGATGCATATGTGGAACTCCTTTGTGAGGAAGCAACG GGTTCTAGCAGATGGTCATATTCCTTGGGCATGTGAGGCCTTTTCGAGATTGCATGGACCTGACCTTGTCTGTAACCCTTCCCTTGTCTG GTGTTGGAGATTATTTATGATCAAGCTGTGGAATCATGGTCTCCTTGATGCACGCACCATGAACAATTGTAATGTTATTCTTGAACAATGCCAGGATTCATATCCTAAAAGCTAA
- the LOC132190515 gene encoding cyclic nucleotide-gated ion channel 2-like isoform X1: MSSLSSKPEKSSSSDDDEYPIANFTECYACKQVGVPVFHSTRCDRPHFMSGKTTLVPVPRRSCGPFRLVLDPRSRYVKRWNRAVLLARGMALAVDPLFYNVISLCGSGAPCFYVNVALATILTVVRTCVDLVHLCHLLLQFRLAYVSSESLVVGCGKLVWDARAIAAHNLQSLKAFWLDAFVIIPVPQVVTWLVVPKLLKEERVKLIMTILLVTYLLQFIPKLYHTVYLLKKLQKVTGYIFGGVWSRFSLSLFAFYVASHVAGGWWYALSIQRLVSCLQQQCDKRNKCNLSLFCSEGSCNPSGGANLTAIKSLCLAADGPFKYGIYTPALEVVSSNSLAVGILYPIYWGFLNLSTFGNVLEPTSNSLELAFCICITLGGLALFVTLVGNIQIFLHTVLGTKKSMQLRYRDIEWWMKRRQLPSHLKRRVRHFESQRWAAMGGQDEMELIRDLPHGLRRDIKRYLCIDLVKKVPLFHMLDDLILDNICDMVEPLIYSKGEKIFREGDPVQRMVFIVHGRVKRSQALSKGFIATSALEPGGFFGDELLSWCLRCPRTDRLPSSPATFICVESIEAYGLDAYHLRYITDNFRYRFGSDSLKRTMRYYSSNWRTWGAIIIQFAWRRYRMRTMGSLVPLVQNRGTGDENMLRQYAAMFMSFRPHDHLE, translated from the exons ATGTCCTCCCTCTCAAGTAAGCCTGAGAAGAGTAGCAGCAGCGATGACGATGAGTACCCTATTGCCAACTTCACCGAATGCTACGCTTGCAAGCAGGTGGGTGTACCGGTTTTCCATTCCACCCGCTGTGACCGACCACACTTCATGTCCGGCAAAACCACACTCGTCCCGGTCCCGCGGCGGTCCTGCGGCCCATTCCGCCTCGTTTTAGACCCGCGCAGCAGGTATGTGAAGAGGTGGAACCGCGCGGTCTTGCTGGCACGTGGCATGGCTTTGGCCGTTGATCCTCTCTTCTACAACGTGATCTCGTTGTGTGGGAGCGGGGCTCCGTGTTTCTATGTCAATGTTGCTTTGGCGACTATCCTCACCGTTGTTCGCACGTGTGTGGACTTGGTGCATCTGTGCCACTTGTTGCTTCAGTTCAGGTTGGCGTACGTGTCGAGCGAGTCATTGGTTGTTGGGTGTGGAAAGCTCGTGTGGGATGCACGTGCGATTGCTGCTCACAACCTGCAATCCCTTAAGGCGTTCTGGTTGGATGCTTTCGTTATAATTCCGGTCCCCCAG GTGGTAACATGGCTGGTTGTTCCAAAATTGCTGAAAGAAGAACGGGTTAAGCTGATAATGACGATACTGCTAGTAACCTACTTGTTGCAGTTCATTCCCAAGCTCTACCATACGGTTTACTTGTTGAAAAAACTGCAAAAGGTCACTGGTTATATCTTTGGCGGTGTTTGGTCCCGTTTCAGCCTTAGCCTCTTTGCCTTCTATGTTGCTTCTCAT GTTGCAGGTGGATGGTGGTATGCCCTTTCTATACAACGGCTAGTATCATGTCTCCAGCAACAGTGCGATAAAAGAAACAAGTGTAATCTCTCTTTATTTTGCTCGGAGGGTAGCTGCAATCCATCTGGTGGTGCTAACTTGACAGCAATAAAGTCACTGTGCTTGGCCGCTGATGGACCTTTCAAATATGGGATATATACGCCGGCACTTGAAGTAGTTTCTAGCAACTCTCTAGCCGTTGGAATCCTTTATCCAATATACTGGGGATTTTTGAACCTTAG TACTTTCGGGAACGTACTTGAGCCTACAAGTAACTCGTTGGAGTTGGCGTTTTGTATATGCATCACGCTGGGGGGCTTGGCACTCTTCGTTACTTTGGTTGGCAATATCCAG ATATTTTTGCATACGGTCCTGGGAACGAAGAAAAGTATGCAGCTGAGATACCGAGACATAGAGTGGTGGATGAAACGAAGGCAGCTGCCATCTCATTTGAAACGGAGAGTTCGCCATTTTGAGAGCCAAAGATGGGCAGCCATGGGAGGACAAGATGAGATGGAACTTATCAGAGATTTGCCCCATGGCCTCCGTAGGGATATTAAGCGTTATCTTTGCATAGATCTTGTCAAGAAG GTTCCTCTATTCCACATGTTGGACGACCTCATTCTTGACAACATCTGTGATATGGTCGAACCCCTTATCTACTCCAAGGGAGAAAAG ATTTTCAGAGAAGGAGATCCTGTGCAGAGGATGGTGTTTATTGTTCATGGACGAGTAAAACGAAGCCAAGCCCTCAGCAAAGGCTTCATAGCCACGAGCGCGCTCGAACCTGGCGGGTTTTTCGGCGACGAGCTCCTGTCATGGTGCCTCCGCTGCCCACGCACAGATCGGCTTCCGTCATCGCCTGCAACGTTTATTTGCGTAGAGTCCATTGAAGCGTATGGGCTCGATGCATATCATCTCCGATATATTACTGATAATTTCCGTTATAGATTTGGCAGTGATAGCCTTAAGCGGACGATGAGATATTACTCGTCCAATTGGCGCACATGGGGAGCCATCATTATACAATTTGCTTGGCGGCGGTACCGGATGAGAACTATGGGTTCATTGGTTCCTTTGGTTCAAAATAGAGGAACTGGTGATGAGAATATGCTGAGACAGTATGCTGCAATGTTCATGTCGTTTCGGCCTCATGATCACCTTGAATAA
- the LOC132189108 gene encoding polycomb group protein EMBRYONIC FLOWER 2 isoform X2, translating to MCRQDSRVRMSAEEEIAAEESLSIYCKPVELYNILQRRAIRNPSFLQRCLRYKIEAKHKRRIQMMISLPGTANEGLQTQNLFPLCIFLARLVSEVAVVEYSAVYRFSRACIFTNPTGVEGSTQIQANIILPEINKLALEAKSGSLAILLVSWAGAENSLLGTNLSKDPLDATPFPSNGRGYCLWGKIPLESLYVSWENSPNFSLGQRAEIMSTVSMHSCFLKLSCLNEEKCIAIQLPYNPETVSTSQQVQVTISAEEIGAKEKSPYNSYICSDVPSSSLSHIIRLRAGNVIFNYRYYNNKLQRTEVTEDFSCPFCLVKCASFKGLRFHLSSSHDLFNFEFWVTEEYQAVNVSVKTDTWRSEVVADGVDPKQQTFFFCTKPLKRRRPKSLVQNAKHVHPLALESDLPSGACELLDKADDAHSSKGVSSATPQSYADGDCIQSIPGNNLAPTTMLQFAKTRKLSIERSDPRNCALLRKRQFFHSHRAQPMALEQVLADRDSEDEVDDDVADFEDRRMLDDFVDVTKDEKLMMHMWNSFVRKQRVLADGHIPWACEAFSRLHGPDLVCNPSLVWCWRLFMIKLWNHGLLDARTMNNCNVILEQCQDSYPKS from the exons ATGTGTCGACAAGATTCCCGTGTACGTATGTCCGCCGAAGAGGAAATCGCCGCCGAAGAGAGCCTCTCCATTTACTGCAAGCCCGTCGAGCTCTACAACATTCTTCAGCGCCGTGCTATAAGAAAC CCATCTTTTCTTCAAAGATGTTTGCGCTACAAAATAGAGGCTAAGCATAAAAGGAG AATACAAATGATGATTTCTCTACCAGGGACTGCGAATGAAGGTTTACAAACTCAGAATCTGTTTCCTTTGTGCATCTTTTTGGCGAGACTAGTTTCTGAAGTTGCAGTTGTCGAG TACTCAGCTGTGTACCGCTTTAGTCGAGCATGCATTTTCACCAATCCTACTGGAGTTGAGGGGAGTACTCAAATTCAAGCTAATATTATTCTTCCTGAGATTAATAAGCTAGCATTGGAGGCCAAATCTGGCTCACTTGCCATCTTGCTTGTCAGCTGGG CTGGAGCGGAAAATTCCTTGCTTGGAACTAATTTATCTAAAGATCCTTTGGATGCAACTCCTTTTCCAT CAAATGGTCGAGGATACTGCTTATGGGGCAAGATACCATTGGAATCACTTTATGTGTCATGGGAGAATTCTCCAAACTTTAGTTTGGGACAGAGGGCTGAGATAATGTCAACAGTAAGCATGCATTCTTGCTTCTTGAAG TTGAGTTGTTTGAATGAGGAAAAATGCATCGCAATTCAACTTCCCTATAATCCTGAAACTGTG AGTACATCGCAGCAAGTGCAAGTTACCATTTCTGCAGAAGAGATAGGGGCCAAGGAGAAATCTCCTTATAATTCATACATATGTAGTGATGTTCCTTCTTCATCGCTGTCCCATATTATTCG GTTAAGGGCAGGAAATGTCATTTTTAATTATCGATACTACAACAATAAGTTGCAGAGGACAGAAG TAACTGAAGACTTTTCCTGCCCATTCTGCTTGGTAAAATGTGCTAGCTTTAAG GGTTTAAGATTTCACTTATCTTCATCACATGATCTCTTCAACTTTGAGTTTTGG GTGACCGAAGAGTATCAAGCTGTAAATGTGTCTGTGAAAACTGATACGTGGAGATCTGAG GTTGTTGCAGATGGTGTTGATCCTAAGCAGCAAACATTCTTCTTTTG CACAAAGCCACTTAAACGGAGAAGACCGAAGAGCCTAGTTCAAAATGCAAAGCATGTACATCCACTGGCCTTAGAGTCAGATTTGCCATCTGGGGCTTGTGAGCTTCTAGACAAGGCTGATG ATGCTCATTCTAGCAAAG GGGTTTCAAGTGCCACACCACAATCATATGCTGATGGCGATTGCATTCAATCAATACCCGGGAACAATCTTGCACCCACTACCATGCTACAGTTTGCAAAGACCAGAAAGTTATCTATTGAACGTTCTGATCCTAGAAA CTGTGCCCTCCTGCGGAAGCGACAGTTCTTTCACTCACATAGAGCTCAG CCTATGGCACTGGAGCAAGTATTAGCAGATCGGGATAGTGAGGATGAAGTTGATGATGATGTTGCAGATTTTGAAGATCGAAGG atgcttgatgattttgttgatgTAACCAAGGATGAGAAGCTAATGATGCATATGTGGAACTCCTTTGTGAGGAAGCAACG GGTTCTAGCAGATGGTCATATTCCTTGGGCATGTGAGGCCTTTTCGAGATTGCATGGACCTGACCTTGTCTGTAACCCTTCCCTTGTCTG GTGTTGGAGATTATTTATGATCAAGCTGTGGAATCATGGTCTCCTTGATGCACGCACCATGAACAATTGTAATGTTATTCTTGAACAATGCCAGGATTCATATCCTAAAAGCTAA
- the LOC132190515 gene encoding cyclic nucleotide-gated ion channel 2-like isoform X2 produces MSSLSSKPEKSSSSDDDEYPIANFTECYACKQVGVPVFHSTRCDRPHFMSGKTTLVPVPRRSCGPFRLVLDPRSRYVKRWNRAVLLARGMALAVDPLFYNVISLCGSGAPCFYVNVALATILTVVRTCVDLVHLCHLLLQFRLAYVSSESLVVGCGKLVWDARAIAAHNLQSLKAFWLDAFVIIPVPQVAGGWWYALSIQRLVSCLQQQCDKRNKCNLSLFCSEGSCNPSGGANLTAIKSLCLAADGPFKYGIYTPALEVVSSNSLAVGILYPIYWGFLNLSTFGNVLEPTSNSLELAFCICITLGGLALFVTLVGNIQIFLHTVLGTKKSMQLRYRDIEWWMKRRQLPSHLKRRVRHFESQRWAAMGGQDEMELIRDLPHGLRRDIKRYLCIDLVKKVPLFHMLDDLILDNICDMVEPLIYSKGEKIFREGDPVQRMVFIVHGRVKRSQALSKGFIATSALEPGGFFGDELLSWCLRCPRTDRLPSSPATFICVESIEAYGLDAYHLRYITDNFRYRFGSDSLKRTMRYYSSNWRTWGAIIIQFAWRRYRMRTMGSLVPLVQNRGTGDENMLRQYAAMFMSFRPHDHLE; encoded by the exons ATGTCCTCCCTCTCAAGTAAGCCTGAGAAGAGTAGCAGCAGCGATGACGATGAGTACCCTATTGCCAACTTCACCGAATGCTACGCTTGCAAGCAGGTGGGTGTACCGGTTTTCCATTCCACCCGCTGTGACCGACCACACTTCATGTCCGGCAAAACCACACTCGTCCCGGTCCCGCGGCGGTCCTGCGGCCCATTCCGCCTCGTTTTAGACCCGCGCAGCAGGTATGTGAAGAGGTGGAACCGCGCGGTCTTGCTGGCACGTGGCATGGCTTTGGCCGTTGATCCTCTCTTCTACAACGTGATCTCGTTGTGTGGGAGCGGGGCTCCGTGTTTCTATGTCAATGTTGCTTTGGCGACTATCCTCACCGTTGTTCGCACGTGTGTGGACTTGGTGCATCTGTGCCACTTGTTGCTTCAGTTCAGGTTGGCGTACGTGTCGAGCGAGTCATTGGTTGTTGGGTGTGGAAAGCTCGTGTGGGATGCACGTGCGATTGCTGCTCACAACCTGCAATCCCTTAAGGCGTTCTGGTTGGATGCTTTCGTTATAATTCCGGTCCCCCAG GTTGCAGGTGGATGGTGGTATGCCCTTTCTATACAACGGCTAGTATCATGTCTCCAGCAACAGTGCGATAAAAGAAACAAGTGTAATCTCTCTTTATTTTGCTCGGAGGGTAGCTGCAATCCATCTGGTGGTGCTAACTTGACAGCAATAAAGTCACTGTGCTTGGCCGCTGATGGACCTTTCAAATATGGGATATATACGCCGGCACTTGAAGTAGTTTCTAGCAACTCTCTAGCCGTTGGAATCCTTTATCCAATATACTGGGGATTTTTGAACCTTAG TACTTTCGGGAACGTACTTGAGCCTACAAGTAACTCGTTGGAGTTGGCGTTTTGTATATGCATCACGCTGGGGGGCTTGGCACTCTTCGTTACTTTGGTTGGCAATATCCAG ATATTTTTGCATACGGTCCTGGGAACGAAGAAAAGTATGCAGCTGAGATACCGAGACATAGAGTGGTGGATGAAACGAAGGCAGCTGCCATCTCATTTGAAACGGAGAGTTCGCCATTTTGAGAGCCAAAGATGGGCAGCCATGGGAGGACAAGATGAGATGGAACTTATCAGAGATTTGCCCCATGGCCTCCGTAGGGATATTAAGCGTTATCTTTGCATAGATCTTGTCAAGAAG GTTCCTCTATTCCACATGTTGGACGACCTCATTCTTGACAACATCTGTGATATGGTCGAACCCCTTATCTACTCCAAGGGAGAAAAG ATTTTCAGAGAAGGAGATCCTGTGCAGAGGATGGTGTTTATTGTTCATGGACGAGTAAAACGAAGCCAAGCCCTCAGCAAAGGCTTCATAGCCACGAGCGCGCTCGAACCTGGCGGGTTTTTCGGCGACGAGCTCCTGTCATGGTGCCTCCGCTGCCCACGCACAGATCGGCTTCCGTCATCGCCTGCAACGTTTATTTGCGTAGAGTCCATTGAAGCGTATGGGCTCGATGCATATCATCTCCGATATATTACTGATAATTTCCGTTATAGATTTGGCAGTGATAGCCTTAAGCGGACGATGAGATATTACTCGTCCAATTGGCGCACATGGGGAGCCATCATTATACAATTTGCTTGGCGGCGGTACCGGATGAGAACTATGGGTTCATTGGTTCCTTTGGTTCAAAATAGAGGAACTGGTGATGAGAATATGCTGAGACAGTATGCTGCAATGTTCATGTCGTTTCGGCCTCATGATCACCTTGAATAA
- the LOC132190318 gene encoding oleosin Cor a 13 yields the protein MAEHPRQLQDPAHQPRSHQVVKAATAATAGGSLLVLSGLILAGTVIALTLATPLFVIFSPVLVPAVITVSLIIMGFLASGGFGVAAVTVLSWIYRYVTGRHPPGADQLDHARMKLASKAREMKDRAEQFGQQHVTGSQGS from the coding sequence ATGGCTGAGCACCCAAGGCAATTGCAGGACCCGGCCCACCAACCCCGGTCCCACCAAGTTGTCAAGGCGGCCACTGCTGCCACCGCCGGTGGGTCCCTCCTGGTCCTCTCCGGTTTGATCCTAGCCGGCACGGTCATTGCGTTGACCTTAGCCACCCCGCTGTTTGTGATATTCAGTCCCGTTCTCGTCCCTGCGGTCATCACAGTATCGCTTATTATCATGGGGTTCTTGGCCTCCGGCGGGTTCGGCGTGGCGGCGGTGACCGTTTTGTCGTGGATCTACAGGTACGTGACGGGGAGGCACCCGCCTGGAGCGGATCAACTTGACCACGCGCGCATGAAGCTGGCGAGTAAGGCTCGGGAGATGAAGGACAGGGCTGAGCAGTTTGGTCAGCAGCATGTCACCGGTTCTCAGGGCTCTTAA
- the LOC132189549 gene encoding ubiquitin C-terminal hydrolase 12-like, whose amino-acid sequence MLRVIAEAERRVQKKDMEDKTCYPLPADNDETGIIQSTRDLPPAHYTFQVKNFSLLLGMEEEKCHSGQFEVGGYQWRLVLYPNGKKNSNGNGHISLYLAIAATDDLPLGWEVNANIRFFVFDQIRDKYLSIQDANGRVRRFHNLKTEWGIAQLLSHDTLNDSSNGYLLDDTCAFGVEVFVIEGTGRGESLSMINQPQHNYFTWRIDNFTDLKDEFYISEHFTVEGRRWKLRLELEESESETGPDTCLSLYLCLGDSETLPSNRKLYAKFKLRIRDQIHSNHLEKTFEYWFSDPHDSYGVQELLLMRDLQDVSKGYLVRDGLLIECKIDVISIFKDFSSN is encoded by the exons ATGCTGAG GGTTATAGCAGAAGCAGAAAGAAGAGTTCAAAAGAAAGACATGGAAGATAAAACTTGCTATCCTCTCCCTGCTGACAATGATGAAACTg GAATCATACAATCAACTAGAGATCTCCCACCAGCTCATTATACATTTCAAGTCAAGAATTTCTCATTACTGTTAGGGATGGAGGAGGAAAAATGTCACTCTGGCCAGTTTGAAGTTGGCGGCTATCAATG GAGATTGGTACTCTAcccaaatgggaaaaaaaatagcaatGGGAACGGTCACATCTCGCTATATTTGGCAATAGCAGCTACCGATGACCTTCCACTTGGCTGGGAGGTTAATGCGAACATAAGATTCTTTGTGTTTGATCAAATCCGAGACAAGTACCTGAGTATTCAAG ATGCAAATGGGAGAGTAAGACGCTTCCATAACTTGAAGACTGAATGGGGAATCGCCCAATTGCTTTCCCATGATACTCTCAATGATTCATCAAATGGTTATCTTCTTGATGATACTTGTGCCTTTGGGGTGGAAGTTTTTGTTATTGAAGGTACTGGTAGAGGGGAAAGTTTGTCAATGATAAATCAACCTCAACATAATTATTTCACTTGGAGGATTGACAACTTTACCGACTTGAAAGATGAATTTTATATCTCTGAGCATTTCACCGTTGAAGGGCGAAGATG GAAGTTGAGGCTCGAGCTAgaagaaagtgaaagtgaaacaGGACCAGACACATGCTTGTCTCTCTATCTCTGCTTAGGTGATTCAGAAACTCTTCCTTCCAACAGAAAATTGTATGCAAAATTCAAGCTGCGAATAAGGGACCAAATCCATAGCAATCACCTTGAAAAGACAT TTGAGTACTGGTTTTCTGATCCCCACGACTCTTATGGTGTCCAAGAGCTTTTGTTAATGAGAGATCTCCAAGATGTATCAAAGGGCTACTTGGTACGTGATGGTTTGCTCATTGAATGCAAAATTGATGTCATATCCATATTTAAGgatttctcctcaaattaa
- the LOC132189108 gene encoding polycomb group protein EMBRYONIC FLOWER 2 isoform X3 codes for MCRQDSRVRMSAEEEIAAEESLSIYCKPVELYNILQRRAIRNPSFLQRCLRYKIEAKHKRRIQMMISLPGTANEGLQTQNLFPLCIFLARLVSEVAVVEYSAVYRFSRACIFTNPTGVEGSTQIQANIILPEINKLALEAKSGSLAILLVSWAGAENSLLGTNLSKDPLDATPFPSNGRGYCLWGKIPLESLYVSWENSPNFSLGQRAEIMSTVSMHSCFLKLSCLNEEKCIAIQLPYNPETVSTSQQVQVTISAEEIGAKEKSPYNSYICSDVPSSSLSHIIRLRAGNVIFNYRYYNNKLQRTEVTEDFSCPFCLVKCASFKGLRFHLSSSHDLFNFEFWVTEEYQAVNVSVKTDTWRSEVVADGVDPKQQTFFFCTKPLKRRRPKSLVQNAKHVHPLALESDLPSGACELLDKADGVSSATPQSYADGDCIQSIPGNNLAPTTMLQFAKTRKLSIERSDPRNCALLRKRQFFHSHRAQPMALEQVLADRDSEDEVDDDVADFEDRRMLDDFVDVTKDEKLMMHMWNSFVRKQRVLADGHIPWACEAFSRLHGPDLVCNPSLVWCWRLFMIKLWNHGLLDARTMNNCNVILEQCQDSYPKS; via the exons ATGTGTCGACAAGATTCCCGTGTACGTATGTCCGCCGAAGAGGAAATCGCCGCCGAAGAGAGCCTCTCCATTTACTGCAAGCCCGTCGAGCTCTACAACATTCTTCAGCGCCGTGCTATAAGAAAC CCATCTTTTCTTCAAAGATGTTTGCGCTACAAAATAGAGGCTAAGCATAAAAGGAG AATACAAATGATGATTTCTCTACCAGGGACTGCGAATGAAGGTTTACAAACTCAGAATCTGTTTCCTTTGTGCATCTTTTTGGCGAGACTAGTTTCTGAAGTTGCAGTTGTCGAG TACTCAGCTGTGTACCGCTTTAGTCGAGCATGCATTTTCACCAATCCTACTGGAGTTGAGGGGAGTACTCAAATTCAAGCTAATATTATTCTTCCTGAGATTAATAAGCTAGCATTGGAGGCCAAATCTGGCTCACTTGCCATCTTGCTTGTCAGCTGGG CTGGAGCGGAAAATTCCTTGCTTGGAACTAATTTATCTAAAGATCCTTTGGATGCAACTCCTTTTCCAT CAAATGGTCGAGGATACTGCTTATGGGGCAAGATACCATTGGAATCACTTTATGTGTCATGGGAGAATTCTCCAAACTTTAGTTTGGGACAGAGGGCTGAGATAATGTCAACAGTAAGCATGCATTCTTGCTTCTTGAAG TTGAGTTGTTTGAATGAGGAAAAATGCATCGCAATTCAACTTCCCTATAATCCTGAAACTGTG AGTACATCGCAGCAAGTGCAAGTTACCATTTCTGCAGAAGAGATAGGGGCCAAGGAGAAATCTCCTTATAATTCATACATATGTAGTGATGTTCCTTCTTCATCGCTGTCCCATATTATTCG GTTAAGGGCAGGAAATGTCATTTTTAATTATCGATACTACAACAATAAGTTGCAGAGGACAGAAG TAACTGAAGACTTTTCCTGCCCATTCTGCTTGGTAAAATGTGCTAGCTTTAAG GGTTTAAGATTTCACTTATCTTCATCACATGATCTCTTCAACTTTGAGTTTTGG GTGACCGAAGAGTATCAAGCTGTAAATGTGTCTGTGAAAACTGATACGTGGAGATCTGAG GTTGTTGCAGATGGTGTTGATCCTAAGCAGCAAACATTCTTCTTTTG CACAAAGCCACTTAAACGGAGAAGACCGAAGAGCCTAGTTCAAAATGCAAAGCATGTACATCCACTGGCCTTAGAGTCAGATTTGCCATCTGGGGCTTGTGAGCTTCTAGACAAGGCTGATG GGGTTTCAAGTGCCACACCACAATCATATGCTGATGGCGATTGCATTCAATCAATACCCGGGAACAATCTTGCACCCACTACCATGCTACAGTTTGCAAAGACCAGAAAGTTATCTATTGAACGTTCTGATCCTAGAAA CTGTGCCCTCCTGCGGAAGCGACAGTTCTTTCACTCACATAGAGCTCAG CCTATGGCACTGGAGCAAGTATTAGCAGATCGGGATAGTGAGGATGAAGTTGATGATGATGTTGCAGATTTTGAAGATCGAAGG atgcttgatgattttgttgatgTAACCAAGGATGAGAAGCTAATGATGCATATGTGGAACTCCTTTGTGAGGAAGCAACG GGTTCTAGCAGATGGTCATATTCCTTGGGCATGTGAGGCCTTTTCGAGATTGCATGGACCTGACCTTGTCTGTAACCCTTCCCTTGTCTG GTGTTGGAGATTATTTATGATCAAGCTGTGGAATCATGGTCTCCTTGATGCACGCACCATGAACAATTGTAATGTTATTCTTGAACAATGCCAGGATTCATATCCTAAAAGCTAA